In one window of Hevea brasiliensis isolate MT/VB/25A 57/8 chromosome 10, ASM3005281v1, whole genome shotgun sequence DNA:
- the LOC110667369 gene encoding L-ascorbate oxidase homolog, translating to MRQASILYFCLGLLALFSGILVKAEDAYRYYTWTITHGTISPLGVPQKGILINGQFPGPTVDCVTNDNIIVNVINKLDEPFLITWNGIKQRKTTWQDGVQGTNCPIPPNSNWTYKFQTKDQIGTFNYFPSIGIHRVAGGFGGFNVQSRSVIAIPYPIPAEEFTLLIGDWYKADDKVLQQELDQGFPLPLPDALLINGLSQGATFTGEKGKTYKFRVSNVGIATAINFRIQGHTMTLVEVEGAHTIQEVYDSLDVHVGQSVTVLVTLNGSPKDYFIVASSRFTKPILNTTGILRYAGSNTPPTLPLPIGPTYQIHWSMKQARTIRLNLTANAARPNPQGSFHYGTIQVVRTVILANTAANISGKLRYAVNSISYVDPATPLKLADWFNIPGVFTLNSIKDAPTNAPAAFGTSVIGTTLHDFVEIVFQNTETTIQSWHLDGYSFYAVGYGSGVWTPDKRKKFYNLNDAVSRHTVQVYPKSWSAVLVSLDNKGMWNLRSAIWSRRYLGQQLYVRVWNNEHSIFTENDIPPNALFCGLAKHP from the exons ATGAGGCAGGCCAGTATCCTGTACTTTTGTCTTGGACTACTGGCTTTGTTCAGTGGTATTTTGGTGAAAGCAGAAGACGCCTATAGATATTATACATGGACGATAACACATGGAACAATTTCTCCTCTTGGTGTTCCTCAAAAG GGTATCCTCATCAATGGACAATTTCCTGGGCCAACTGTTGATTGTGTTACTAATGATAATATAATTGTTAATGTCATTAACAAGTTGGATGAACCTTTCCTCATTACATG GAATGGGATTAAACAAAGAAAGACTACATGGCAAGATGGAGTGCAGGGGACCAACTGTCCAATTCCTCCAAACTCCAACTGGACCTACAAGTTCCAAACCAAAGATCAGATTGGAACTTTTAATTACTTCCCTTCTATTGGAATACACAGAGTTGCTGGTGGATTTGGTGGTTTCAATGTTCAATCTAGGTCTGTTATTGCAATCCCATACCCCATACCAGCTGAAGAATTTACCCTGCTTATTGGTGACTGGTACAAGGCTGACGACAAG GTATTGCAGCAAGAACTGGACCAAGGctttcctcttcctcttcctgATGCTCTTCTTATAAATGGGCTTTCTCAAGGTGCTACCTTCACTGGTGAAAAAG GGAAAACGTACAAGTTCAGGGTTTCAAATGTGGGAATTGCAACTGCAATCAATTTCAGAATCCAGGGTCACACAATGACCCTTGTCGAAGTTGAAGGAGCACACACCATTCAAGAGGTTTACGATTCACTTGATGTTCATGTTGGTCAATCTGTAACTGTGTTAGTTACGTTAAACGGTTCACCCAAAGACTACTTTATTGTTGCCTCTAGTCGTTTCACTAAACCAATTCTCAACACCACTGGAATTCTTCGCTACGCTGGTTCCAACACTCCACCTACTTTGCCATTGCCTATTGGCCCAACTTATCAAATTCACTGGTCTATGAAACAAGCCAGGACAATCAG GTTGAATTTGACAGCAAATGCAGCCAGGCCTAACCCTCAAGGGTCATTTCATTATGGAACAATACAAGTTGTCAGGACAGTGATTTTAGCCAATACAGCAGCTAATATTAGTGGAAAGCTGCGATATGCTGTAAACAGCATCTCCTATGTGGATCCAGCCACCCCATTGAAGCTTGCTGACTGGTTTAACATTCCTGGTGTCTTTACCTTGAACTCCATTAAGGATGCACCTACAAATGCCCCAGCAGCCTTCGGCACATCTGTTATTGGAACTACACTTCATGACTTCGTTGAAATTGTGTTCCAGAACACAGAAACGACCATCCAGTCTTGGCACCTTGATGGGTATAGTTTCTACGCGGTTGG GTACGGCTCTGGTGTATGGACCCCTGATAAGCGAAAGAAGTTTTACAATTTGAACGATGCTGTTTCTAGACACACTGTCCAG GTGTATCCCAAATCTTGGAGTGCAGTACTGGTGTCATTGGACAATAAGGGAATGTGGAATTTGAGGTCTGCAATCTGGTCAAGACGATATCTAGGGCAACAATTGTATGTTAGGGTTTGGAACAATGAACACAGCATCTTTACTGAGAATGACATCCCTCCTAATGCATTGTTCTGTGGTTTGGCTAAACACCCATAA
- the LOC110667373 gene encoding dof zinc finger protein DOF2.4 isoform X2, with translation MIQELLGGAGLIGGEIRKISITGTILEGTPSPSPSFSPSSSATTSTTTATATAANSTSSTSENLRCPRCDSSNTKFCYYNNYNLTQPRHFCKTCRRYWTKGGALRNVPIGGGCRKNKSTSVSTSVGKSSTSKMKTVASEIGRSSFGNGFDNELPSSPIMWASPQNSHLLSLLRTTHNPNPNSSTLTNSLALKEEGCMIGTHMMTESTVANGALNARTLCLDPITQGPSLGLCPPFWKNNQYQAQQHQQTGFIVGHEAQNSGILELYQRLRASTNYYTDNSPVVLSNVASSSAASSTILESSPVAGGELGYWNPTFSWSDLPTTNGACP, from the coding sequence ATGATTCAAGAACTCCTAGGAGGTGCTGGCCTTATTGGAGGAGAGATAAGGAAAATTTCCATCACTGGAACCATTTTAGAAGGAACGCCTTCTCCTTCTCCTTcattttctccttcttcttcagccacaACATCTACAACAACTGCTACTGCAACTGCTGCTAATTCAACTTCTTCAACTTCAGAGAACCTCAGATGCCCTAGATGTGATTCTTCAAACACTAAGTTCTGCTACTATAATAACTATAACCTCACTCAACCTCGCCACTTCTGCAAAACTTGTCGCAGATATTGGACTAAAGGTGGTGCTCTTAGGAATGTTCCAATCGGAGGCGGATGCAGAAAAAACAAAAGCACAAGTGTATCTACCTCAGTTGGAAAGTCAAGCACCAGTAAGATGAAAACAGTGGCATCTGAGATTGGAAGATCGAGCTTTGGGAATGGATTTGATAATGAACTTCCATCAAGCCCAATTATGTGGGCTTCACCTCAGAATTCGCATCTTCTATCCTTACTGAGAACCACCCATAACCCTAACCCTAACTCCAGTACACTAACTAATTCTCTTGCTTTGAAGGAGGAAGGGTGTATGATCGGAACCCACATGATGACTGAGTCAACAGTTGCTAATGGTGCACTAAATGCTCGTACACTTTGCTTGGACCCTATTACTCAAGGCCCTTCTCTAGGTCTTTGCCCTCCTTTTTGGAAAAACAATCAATACCAAGCTCAACAGCACCAACAAACTGGCTTCATAGTTGGTCATGAAGCTCAAAACTCAGGGATACTAGAACTGTATCAAAGACTCAGAGCATCAACTAATTACTATACCGATAACTCACCTGTAGTTCTAAGCAATGTGGCTTCTTCCTCAGCTGCATCTTCAACCATTTTGGAGTCTTCTCCTGTTGCTGGAGGTGAATTGGGCTACTGGAATCCAACGTTTTCATGGTCTGATCTTCCAACAACTAACGGTGCATGTCCTTAA
- the LOC110667373 gene encoding dof zinc finger protein DOF3.7 isoform X1, with amino-acid sequence MGVLCPLFAFWSFLLHSYTDLFLLFSAGGPLSPSLDLSVQIYKEEKMIQELLGGAGLIGGEIRKISITGTILEGTPSPSPSFSPSSSATTSTTTATATAANSTSSTSENLRCPRCDSSNTKFCYYNNYNLTQPRHFCKTCRRYWTKGGALRNVPIGGGCRKNKSTSVSTSVGKSSTSKMKTVASEIGRSSFGNGFDNELPSSPIMWASPQNSHLLSLLRTTHNPNPNSSTLTNSLALKEEGCMIGTHMMTESTVANGALNARTLCLDPITQGPSLGLCPPFWKNNQYQAQQHQQTGFIVGHEAQNSGILELYQRLRASTNYYTDNSPVVLSNVASSSAASSTILESSPVAGGELGYWNPTFSWSDLPTTNGACP; translated from the exons ATGGGTGTTCTGTGTCCGCTCTTTGCCTTTTGGTCTTTTCTTCTGCACTCATACACTGatttatttctcttattttctgcTGGTGGACCTCTCTCGCCTTCTCTCGATCTCTCGGTTCAG ATCTACAAAGAAGAAAAGATGATTCAAGAACTCCTAGGAGGTGCTGGCCTTATTGGAGGAGAGATAAGGAAAATTTCCATCACTGGAACCATTTTAGAAGGAACGCCTTCTCCTTCTCCTTcattttctccttcttcttcagccacaACATCTACAACAACTGCTACTGCAACTGCTGCTAATTCAACTTCTTCAACTTCAGAGAACCTCAGATGCCCTAGATGTGATTCTTCAAACACTAAGTTCTGCTACTATAATAACTATAACCTCACTCAACCTCGCCACTTCTGCAAAACTTGTCGCAGATATTGGACTAAAGGTGGTGCTCTTAGGAATGTTCCAATCGGAGGCGGATGCAGAAAAAACAAAAGCACAAGTGTATCTACCTCAGTTGGAAAGTCAAGCACCAGTAAGATGAAAACAGTGGCATCTGAGATTGGAAGATCGAGCTTTGGGAATGGATTTGATAATGAACTTCCATCAAGCCCAATTATGTGGGCTTCACCTCAGAATTCGCATCTTCTATCCTTACTGAGAACCACCCATAACCCTAACCCTAACTCCAGTACACTAACTAATTCTCTTGCTTTGAAGGAGGAAGGGTGTATGATCGGAACCCACATGATGACTGAGTCAACAGTTGCTAATGGTGCACTAAATGCTCGTACACTTTGCTTGGACCCTATTACTCAAGGCCCTTCTCTAGGTCTTTGCCCTCCTTTTTGGAAAAACAATCAATACCAAGCTCAACAGCACCAACAAACTGGCTTCATAGTTGGTCATGAAGCTCAAAACTCAGGGATACTAGAACTGTATCAAAGACTCAGAGCATCAACTAATTACTATACCGATAACTCACCTGTAGTTCTAAGCAATGTGGCTTCTTCCTCAGCTGCATCTTCAACCATTTTGGAGTCTTCTCCTGTTGCTGGAGGTGAATTGGGCTACTGGAATCCAACGTTTTCATGGTCTGATCTTCCAACAACTAACGGTGCATGTCCTTAA